One Mycobacteroides abscessus ATCC 19977 genomic window carries:
- a CDS encoding NUDIX hydrolase, with the protein MVHTSTEHEVLAVVFQVRHFDKAQTPELAVLLWQRALDPHRGAWALPGGRVRADEDLPSSIRRQLAEKVDVRELAHLEQLAVFSEPRRVPGPRTIASTFLGLVPFPATPALPDDTQWHRVNHLPAMAFDHQVMVAHAHTRLAAKMSYTNIGFALAPQEFTLSTLRDIYCATLGYPVDATNLQRVLVRRGVLTPTGTTARSGRSGGRPAALYRFTDDRYRVTDEFAALRPPG; encoded by the coding sequence ATGGTCCATACTAGCACCGAGCATGAAGTGTTAGCCGTGGTGTTCCAAGTACGTCACTTTGACAAGGCCCAGACGCCCGAGCTCGCGGTGCTGCTGTGGCAACGAGCCCTCGATCCGCATCGCGGCGCCTGGGCCCTGCCCGGTGGCCGGGTACGCGCCGACGAGGATCTCCCCTCGTCCATCCGGCGCCAGCTCGCCGAGAAGGTGGACGTGCGTGAGCTGGCACACCTCGAACAGTTGGCGGTGTTCTCCGAACCTCGCCGAGTTCCCGGCCCACGCACCATCGCCTCGACGTTTCTCGGGCTGGTCCCCTTCCCCGCCACACCGGCCCTTCCCGACGACACTCAGTGGCATCGCGTGAACCATCTGCCTGCCATGGCCTTCGACCATCAGGTCATGGTCGCGCACGCACATACGCGGCTGGCCGCCAAGATGTCCTACACCAACATCGGGTTCGCCTTGGCGCCACAGGAATTCACCCTCTCGACACTGCGCGATATCTACTGCGCGACCCTTGGATATCCGGTCGACGCCACCAACCTGCAGCGCGTGCTGGTGCGGCGGGGTGTGCTTACCCCCACCGGCACCACCGCGAGATCGGGCCGCAGCGGCGGCCGCCCCGCCGCTCTGTACCGATTCACCGACGACCGGTACCGCGTCACCGACGAGTTCGCCGCGCTGCGCCCTCCCGGCTGA
- the hisH gene encoding imidazole glycerol phosphate synthase subunit HisH: MTGAGPKVVVLDYGSGNLRSAQRALERVGADVTVTADSSTALNADGLVVPGVGAFAACMEGLRGIDGERIIDIRLSGGRPVLGICVGMQILFSHGIEFGVDTQGCGQWPGVVSRLDAPVIPHMGWNTVDAAPGSQLFAGLDAGTRFYFVHSYAVQKWELETPGESPIAPPLVTWATHHVPFVAAVENGPLAATQFHPEKSGDAGAVLLSNWVKGIS; this comes from the coding sequence GTGACCGGTGCTGGGCCGAAAGTTGTTGTCCTCGACTACGGCTCAGGCAATCTGAGGTCCGCACAGCGTGCACTGGAACGGGTTGGCGCCGATGTTACGGTGACCGCCGACTCCAGTACGGCACTCAACGCTGACGGTCTGGTGGTCCCCGGTGTGGGAGCCTTCGCGGCGTGTATGGAGGGACTGCGTGGTATCGACGGCGAACGCATCATCGATATCCGGCTCTCCGGGGGGCGCCCGGTGCTGGGCATCTGTGTGGGAATGCAGATCCTGTTCAGTCACGGCATCGAATTCGGTGTCGATACGCAAGGGTGTGGGCAGTGGCCCGGTGTGGTCAGCCGCCTCGATGCGCCCGTGATTCCGCATATGGGTTGGAACACCGTTGATGCGGCACCTGGTTCGCAGCTCTTCGCTGGGCTCGACGCAGGCACCCGCTTTTATTTTGTGCATTCGTACGCGGTGCAGAAGTGGGAACTGGAAACGCCCGGCGAGTCGCCGATCGCGCCGCCGCTGGTGACCTGGGCGACCCACCACGTGCCGTTTGTCGCGGCGGTGGAGAATGGGCCACTTGCTGCCACACAGTTCCATCCGGAAAAGAGTGGTGACGCGGGGGCCGTGTTGTTGAGCAATTGGGTGAAGGGAATCTCTTGA
- a CDS encoding L-aspartate oxidase, whose product MPAGTTWRTDADVVVVGAGVAGLAAALAVHRRGRKVVVLSKVGATATHFAQGGIAVVLPDSQDSIEAHVLDTLSAGAGLCDAEAVRSIVSDGYRAVRDLVADGARFDESRSGQWALTREGGHSARRIIHAGGDATGAEVQRALDHAAAMLDVRRSHVVHDILVGPEGVGGVLVGNSDGIGVIHAGAVVLATGGLGHLYSATTNPEGSTGDGIALALRAGVSVADIEFIQFHPTMLHTPDAAGCRPLISEAVRGEGAVLVDARGDSVTAGVHPQGDLAPRDVVAGAIARRLRESGDQCVYLDARAIGNFAIRFPTITAACAAAGIDPSVQLIPVVPGAHYSCGGVVTDPYGHTEVAGLFAAGEVARTGMHGANRLASNSLLEGLVVGRRAGEAAARIADRAGVVDERDPAPPRLDRRRLQSAMTRWASVLRDADGLGLLEAELRCGTVSPVDPARMTPRDVEDAALTLTAQAVATAAAARTESRGCHARSDWPRTDSHFAVSLPVRRDADGCEVALPSGVPC is encoded by the coding sequence ATGCCGGCGGGGACCACCTGGCGCACTGACGCAGATGTGGTCGTCGTCGGTGCGGGTGTCGCCGGGCTTGCGGCCGCCTTGGCGGTGCACCGGCGTGGCCGCAAGGTCGTGGTACTGAGCAAGGTCGGTGCGACCGCCACGCATTTCGCGCAGGGCGGGATCGCCGTGGTGCTCCCGGATTCGCAGGATTCCATCGAGGCGCATGTACTGGACACGCTGAGCGCCGGAGCTGGGCTATGTGATGCCGAGGCGGTCCGGTCCATCGTGTCCGACGGATACCGGGCGGTACGCGATCTGGTCGCCGACGGCGCGCGATTCGATGAATCGCGTTCGGGTCAGTGGGCGTTGACCCGCGAGGGCGGGCATAGCGCGCGGCGCATCATCCACGCCGGTGGCGATGCCACGGGCGCGGAGGTGCAGCGCGCGCTTGATCACGCGGCAGCGATGTTGGACGTCCGCCGCAGCCACGTCGTGCACGACATCCTCGTCGGGCCCGAGGGCGTGGGCGGCGTGCTCGTGGGAAACAGCGACGGGATTGGGGTGATCCACGCGGGAGCCGTGGTGCTCGCCACCGGCGGACTGGGACATCTATATTCGGCCACCACCAATCCGGAGGGATCGACCGGCGATGGCATCGCATTGGCGCTGCGCGCGGGCGTATCGGTGGCCGACATCGAATTCATCCAGTTCCACCCGACGATGCTGCACACCCCGGATGCGGCCGGATGCCGGCCCCTGATCAGCGAAGCGGTCCGTGGCGAAGGTGCCGTCTTGGTTGACGCACGCGGGGATTCGGTGACCGCGGGTGTGCATCCGCAGGGGGATCTGGCCCCGCGCGACGTGGTGGCCGGGGCCATCGCGCGGCGACTACGTGAGAGCGGAGACCAATGTGTTTACCTCGATGCCCGCGCCATCGGTAACTTTGCGATCCGATTTCCCACCATCACCGCCGCGTGCGCGGCGGCCGGGATAGATCCGTCGGTCCAGCTGATCCCGGTAGTGCCGGGGGCGCATTACAGCTGCGGCGGTGTCGTCACCGATCCGTACGGTCACACCGAGGTGGCCGGGTTGTTCGCCGCGGGCGAGGTCGCGCGCACCGGTATGCATGGCGCAAACCGGTTGGCTTCCAACAGTTTGTTGGAAGGTTTGGTGGTGGGTAGGCGTGCCGGGGAAGCTGCTGCGCGGATCGCTGACCGCGCCGGTGTGGTGGATGAACGCGACCCCGCACCACCGCGTCTGGATCGCCGAAGGTTGCAGTCGGCGATGACTCGGTGGGCGTCGGTGCTGAGGGATGCCGACGGGCTCGGCCTGTTGGAGGCCGAACTACGTTGCGGCACTGTGTCACCGGTTGACCCCGCTCGCATGACACCGCGCGACGTCGAGGATGCGGCGCTTACCCTGACAGCGCAGGCTGTGGCGACGGCTGCCGCGGCACGCACAGAATCGCGCGGCTGCCATGCCCGTTCGGACTGGCCCCGAACCGATTCGCATTTTGCCGTCAGCCTTCCGGTGCGCCGCGACGCGGATGGATGCGAAGTTGCGCTACCGTCTGGAGTGCCATGTTGA
- the hisB gene encoding imidazoleglycerol-phosphate dehydratase HisB: MTVPTQARTARVARATRESDIVVELNLDGSGQVQIDTGVPFYDHMLTALGTHASFDLTITAKGDTEIEAHHTVEDTAITLGQALAEALGDKKGIRRFGDAFIPMDETLAHAVVDVSGRPYCVHTGEPDHLLHTTIAGSSVPYHTVINAHVFESLALNARIALHVRTLYGRDPHHITEAQYKAVARALRQAVEPDPRVTGVPSTKGSL; this comes from the coding sequence ATGACGGTTCCAACTCAGGCGCGGACAGCGCGCGTGGCGCGGGCCACCCGTGAGTCGGACATCGTGGTGGAACTGAACCTGGACGGGTCCGGCCAGGTACAGATCGACACCGGAGTGCCGTTCTACGACCACATGCTCACCGCGCTGGGCACGCATGCCAGCTTTGATCTCACGATAACCGCCAAGGGCGACACCGAAATCGAGGCCCATCACACGGTGGAAGACACCGCCATCACCCTGGGGCAGGCGCTGGCCGAGGCTCTCGGGGACAAGAAGGGCATCCGGCGGTTCGGCGATGCCTTCATCCCGATGGACGAGACTTTGGCGCATGCCGTGGTGGATGTGTCCGGTCGTCCCTACTGTGTGCACACCGGTGAGCCGGACCATCTGCTGCACACCACGATTGCTGGCTCTTCGGTGCCCTACCATACCGTGATCAACGCGCATGTATTCGAGTCGCTGGCGCTCAACGCCCGGATCGCGCTGCACGTGCGCACTCTCTACGGCCGCGACCCGCACCACATCACCGAGGCGCAATACAAGGCGGTGGCCCGGGCGCTGCGCCAGGCCGTCGAGCCCGATCCCCGGGTCACCGGTGTGCCGTCGACCAAGGGCAGCCTGTGA
- a CDS encoding nitroreductase family deazaflavin-dependent oxidoreductase: MLLPEWLERAQIKYINPLMAPIARFLPSFATVTHYGRTSGTKYETTVNAFRKGNVVSIALIHGKTNWTKNVIAAGGADITLFGGRQIHVVNPRIVEQGQGDPALTRATRQVNKRAGVFVAEIAQ, translated from the coding sequence ATGCTCCTGCCCGAATGGCTGGAACGAGCTCAGATCAAGTACATCAACCCGCTTATGGCCCCCATCGCGCGGTTTCTGCCCTCATTCGCCACCGTCACACATTACGGACGCACCTCTGGCACCAAGTACGAGACCACCGTGAACGCATTCCGCAAAGGCAACGTCGTCTCCATCGCTCTCATTCACGGCAAGACCAACTGGACCAAGAACGTGATCGCCGCCGGCGGAGCCGACATCACGCTGTTCGGCGGCAGGCAGATCCATGTGGTCAACCCCCGCATCGTGGAGCAGGGCCAGGGCGATCCCGCCCTGACACGCGCCACGCGTCAGGTGAACAAGCGCGCCGGCGTCTTCGTGGCCGAGATCGCACAGTAA
- the nadA gene encoding quinolinate synthase NadA, whose translation MTAADVVLDGVIDGPGGYTGVEGDARWAEMVRRLAEQRGATVLAHNYQLPAIQDVADHVGDSLALSRIAAEAPEDTIVFCGVHFMAETAKILSPEKTVLIPDQRAGCSLADSITADQLRDWKAEFPDAVVVSYVNTTAAVKALTDICCTSSNAVDVVASIDPDREVLFCPDQFLGAHVKRVTGRQNLHIWAGECHVHAGINGDELAGQARSHPNAELFVHPECGCATSALYLAGEGAVPDDRVKILSTGGMLDAARETRAREVLVATEVGMLHQLRKAAPDVNFLAVNDRASCTYMKMITPAALLRCLVEGRDEVDVDPDTARLARRSVQRMIEIGQPGGGE comes from the coding sequence ATGACCGCAGCTGACGTAGTACTTGACGGTGTGATTGACGGTCCCGGTGGATACACCGGTGTGGAGGGCGATGCCCGCTGGGCCGAGATGGTGCGCCGACTGGCCGAACAGCGCGGTGCGACAGTGCTCGCGCACAACTATCAGCTGCCGGCCATTCAGGACGTGGCGGACCACGTGGGTGATTCACTGGCCTTGTCCCGTATCGCCGCCGAGGCGCCCGAAGACACGATCGTTTTCTGTGGCGTGCACTTCATGGCGGAAACTGCCAAGATCCTCAGCCCCGAGAAGACCGTGCTCATCCCCGACCAGCGTGCGGGATGCTCGCTGGCCGATTCCATCACCGCCGACCAACTGCGCGACTGGAAGGCGGAGTTCCCTGACGCGGTCGTCGTCTCGTACGTCAACACCACGGCCGCCGTGAAGGCGCTCACCGATATCTGCTGCACCTCGTCGAACGCGGTCGACGTGGTCGCTTCCATAGATCCCGACCGTGAGGTGCTGTTCTGCCCGGATCAGTTCCTCGGCGCACACGTCAAGCGGGTCACCGGCCGTCAGAATCTGCACATCTGGGCGGGTGAATGCCATGTCCACGCCGGTATCAATGGCGACGAGCTGGCAGGACAGGCCCGCTCGCACCCGAATGCCGAGCTGTTTGTGCATCCCGAATGCGGCTGCGCGACATCGGCGCTGTACCTGGCCGGCGAGGGCGCCGTTCCCGACGATCGGGTGAAAATCCTCTCGACGGGCGGCATGCTCGACGCCGCCCGCGAGACCCGGGCCCGCGAAGTGCTGGTGGCCACCGAGGTGGGCATGCTGCACCAGTTACGCAAGGCGGCTCCCGATGTGAACTTCCTGGCGGTCAACGACAGGGCCTCGTGCACCTACATGAAGATGATCACTCCGGCGGCGTTGTTGCGATGCCTGGTGGAGGGGCGCGATGAGGTGGATGTCGATCCGGACACCGCGCGCCTGGCCCGCCGCAGCGTCCAGCGGATGATCGAGATCGGACAACCCGGCGGCGGAGAATGA
- the hisD gene encoding histidinol dehydrogenase, protein MAYVNDAAPVLLRRIDMRGASLSPSHLRAALPRGGTDVDAVLPRVRPVVEAVRDRGAEAALDFCAEFDGVRPGTVRVPAAELDRALADLDPAVRDALEVAILRARAVHADQRRQDTVTTVADGATVTERWVPVERVGLYVPGGNAVYPSSVVMNVVPAQTAGVGSLVIASPPQAQFGGLPHPTILAAAQLLGVQEVWAVGGAQGVALLAHGGTDTDGAELAPVDMITGPGNIYVTAAKRLCRSLVGIDAEAGPTEIAILADETADPVHVAADLISQAEHDVLAASVLVTDSAALADAVVKETSAQLATTVHAERVTAALTGTQSGIVLVDDIDAGIKVVNAYAAEHLEIHTVEPVPVAARVRNAGAIFLGPWSPVSLGDYCAGSNHVLPTAGCARHSSGLSVQTFLRGIHIVDYTEAALKEVAGHVITLANAENLPAHGEAVRRRFERS, encoded by the coding sequence ATGGCTTATGTGAATGACGCCGCGCCCGTCCTGCTTCGCCGTATCGATATGCGTGGTGCGAGCCTGTCGCCGTCGCACCTGCGCGCTGCCCTGCCCAGGGGTGGCACGGACGTCGACGCGGTATTACCGCGGGTGCGGCCCGTCGTAGAGGCAGTTCGTGACCGCGGCGCGGAGGCCGCACTGGATTTCTGTGCCGAATTCGATGGTGTCCGTCCCGGCACCGTCCGGGTTCCCGCGGCAGAGCTGGACCGCGCCCTCGCCGATCTAGACCCCGCCGTGCGCGACGCGCTCGAGGTGGCGATTCTGCGTGCCCGGGCCGTACACGCCGATCAGCGCCGCCAGGACACCGTAACCACGGTTGCCGACGGCGCGACGGTGACCGAGCGGTGGGTACCTGTCGAGCGGGTGGGCCTATACGTGCCCGGTGGCAACGCCGTGTACCCATCGAGCGTCGTGATGAACGTTGTGCCCGCGCAAACAGCGGGAGTGGGATCGCTCGTCATAGCGTCGCCGCCCCAAGCGCAGTTCGGCGGTCTGCCGCATCCGACCATTTTGGCGGCGGCGCAGTTGCTCGGTGTCCAAGAAGTCTGGGCGGTCGGTGGCGCACAGGGCGTGGCGCTGCTGGCGCACGGCGGCACCGATACCGATGGGGCTGAGCTCGCACCGGTCGACATGATCACCGGGCCCGGAAACATCTATGTCACCGCTGCCAAGCGGTTGTGCCGATCGCTGGTGGGCATCGACGCGGAGGCCGGCCCTACGGAGATCGCGATTCTCGCTGACGAGACCGCCGATCCGGTGCATGTGGCCGCCGACCTGATCAGCCAGGCCGAACACGATGTGTTGGCGGCCAGCGTCTTGGTCACCGACAGTGCGGCACTTGCCGACGCGGTGGTCAAGGAGACCTCTGCGCAATTGGCGACCACGGTGCACGCCGAACGCGTCACCGCTGCGCTGACCGGCACGCAATCCGGGATCGTGCTTGTCGACGACATCGACGCGGGCATCAAGGTGGTAAACGCCTACGCGGCCGAGCACCTGGAGATTCACACGGTGGAACCGGTGCCGGTGGCCGCGCGGGTGCGCAATGCCGGTGCGATTTTCCTGGGGCCGTGGTCGCCGGTGAGCCTCGGCGACTACTGCGCCGGCTCCAACCACGTACTACCCACCGCCGGATGCGCGCGGCATTCCAGCGGGTTGTCCGTGCAGACCTTCCTGCGCGGTATCCACATCGTGGACTACACCGAAGCGGCACTCAAAGAGGTCGCCGGGCATGTGATCACACTGGCTAACGCCGAGAATCTGCCCGCGCACGGTGAGGCCGTCCGACGCAGGTTCGAGCGATCATGA
- a CDS encoding histidinol-phosphate transaminase: protein MSVPIGGSARLEDLPLRDSLRGKSPYGAPQLTVPVRLNTNENPHEPSAGLVDDVAASIREVAGELHRYPDRDAVALRTDLATYLTEQTGVPVVAENVWAANGSNEVLQQLLQAFGGPGRRALGFTPSYSMHPIISDGTQTEWLQAQRSEDFSLDVGSAVAAVRERKPDVVFVTSPNNPTGQSIPLDALRRILDVAPGVVILDEAYGEFSAAPSGITLVDEYPAKLIVSRTMSKAFAFAGGRLGYLVAAPAVIDALLLVRLPYHLSVLTQAAARAAVKHRAETLGSVATLVAERIRVSEALSASGFRVIPSDANFILFGRFADAAASWRRYLDAGVLIRDVGIPGYLRVTVGLASENDVFLKVSDSLAATDLEVEAS, encoded by the coding sequence ATGAGCGTGCCGATCGGTGGCTCGGCCCGGCTGGAGGACCTGCCGCTGCGGGACAGCCTGCGCGGCAAGAGTCCCTACGGCGCGCCGCAATTGACAGTGCCGGTACGGCTGAACACCAACGAGAACCCGCACGAGCCGTCGGCAGGCCTGGTGGACGACGTCGCAGCCTCCATCCGTGAGGTAGCGGGGGAGCTACACCGCTATCCGGATCGTGACGCGGTTGCCCTACGTACGGATTTGGCCACCTACCTCACGGAGCAGACGGGCGTGCCTGTCGTGGCCGAGAATGTCTGGGCGGCAAATGGTTCCAATGAGGTGCTGCAACAGCTCTTGCAGGCCTTCGGCGGTCCGGGCCGCAGGGCGCTGGGGTTCACGCCGTCCTATTCGATGCATCCGATCATCTCGGACGGAACCCAAACCGAGTGGCTGCAGGCGCAGCGTTCGGAGGACTTCTCGCTGGATGTCGGCAGTGCGGTGGCTGCCGTGCGGGAACGTAAGCCCGACGTGGTCTTCGTGACGAGCCCCAACAACCCGACGGGGCAGTCGATTCCGTTGGATGCGCTCCGCCGGATTCTCGACGTGGCACCGGGCGTGGTAATTCTGGACGAGGCGTACGGCGAGTTCTCGGCGGCGCCGAGTGGGATCACGCTCGTTGATGAGTATCCCGCGAAACTGATCGTCAGTCGGACCATGAGCAAGGCGTTTGCCTTCGCGGGCGGGCGGCTCGGATACCTGGTGGCGGCCCCGGCTGTCATCGATGCCCTGTTATTGGTGCGCTTGCCGTACCACCTTTCGGTGCTGACCCAAGCAGCCGCGCGTGCCGCTGTGAAACACCGCGCCGAGACTCTCGGCAGCGTCGCGACGTTGGTCGCGGAGCGCATTCGGGTATCGGAAGCCTTGTCGGCCAGCGGGTTCCGGGTGATTCCCAGTGACGCCAATTTTATCCTGTTCGGCAGATTCGCGGATGCCGCGGCGAGCTGGCGGCGGTACCTGGATGCGGGTGTTCTCATTCGGGATGTCGGCATTCCGGGTTATCTGCGTGTGACTGTCGGACTGGCGAGCGAGAATGACGTGTTCTTGAAGGTCAGCGACAGTCTGGCTGCGACGGACCTAGAAGTGGAGGCATCATGA
- a CDS encoding TetR/AcrR family transcriptional regulator produces the protein MLSDAAVAPGTRERIQTVARDLFAERGLRNTSLQDIASRLKITKPALYYHFSSRDELVRSIVQPMVDDLQTFLATNNAGDRRQLLEDYFDVLWTHRVVLGIIVRDLAALGQLELGEWMMGWRRRLIVLLAGGKPSAAQMIQATVALGGLSDCTIEYADRPHRQVKKTAVAAAIAALES, from the coding sequence ATGCTCTCCGACGCGGCCGTCGCACCAGGCACCAGGGAGCGCATCCAGACTGTTGCGCGCGACCTGTTCGCCGAACGCGGGTTGCGCAATACCAGCCTGCAGGACATCGCAAGCCGTCTTAAGATCACCAAACCCGCTCTGTACTACCACTTCTCGTCGCGCGATGAGCTGGTTCGGAGCATAGTCCAGCCGATGGTGGATGACCTGCAAACGTTTCTGGCGACGAATAACGCAGGGGATAGGCGTCAACTGCTCGAGGACTACTTCGATGTGTTATGGACTCACCGGGTTGTCTTGGGCATCATCGTGCGCGACTTGGCTGCCCTGGGGCAACTCGAATTGGGTGAATGGATGATGGGATGGCGCCGCAGGCTGATCGTCCTGCTTGCGGGTGGTAAACCTTCGGCGGCGCAAATGATCCAGGCAACTGTGGCCCTCGGCGGATTGTCGGATTGCACCATCGAATACGCGGACCGTCCGCACCGACAGGTGAAGAAGACGGCGGTAGCGGCGGCCATCGCCGCGCTGGAGAGCTGA
- the nadC gene encoding carboxylating nicotinate-nucleotide diphosphorylase, translated as MLTGTLTETELAEARSVVERALAEDLHYGPDITSRATVPADAECTASMVTRAGGVIAGVDIALIVLDQVVGAGNYRVDSRLTDGARVGTGVSLLTVTAPTRDLLTAERTMLNLVCHLSGIATTTAAWVDAVDGTGARIRDTRKTLPGLRLLQKYAVRAGGGVNHRLGLGDAALIKDNHVVAAGSVVAALRAVRAVAPDIECEVEVDSLEQLDEVMAEGAELVLLDNFPVWQAQVAVQRRDARAPQLKLEASGGLSLETAAAYAKTGVDYLAVGALTHSARVLDIGLDM; from the coding sequence ATGTTGACCGGAACACTGACGGAAACCGAACTCGCGGAGGCGCGTTCGGTGGTGGAGCGCGCTCTTGCCGAGGACCTGCATTACGGCCCGGACATCACCAGTCGGGCGACCGTGCCCGCAGATGCCGAATGCACCGCATCGATGGTGACCCGGGCGGGCGGGGTGATCGCCGGAGTCGACATCGCCCTCATCGTGCTCGACCAGGTTGTCGGTGCCGGTAATTACCGAGTGGACAGTCGCCTCACCGATGGGGCTCGGGTGGGAACCGGCGTATCGCTGCTTACCGTCACCGCGCCGACGCGTGACCTATTGACCGCCGAACGCACCATGTTGAATCTGGTGTGTCATCTCTCTGGCATCGCTACCACCACTGCCGCCTGGGTGGATGCCGTCGACGGCACCGGTGCGCGGATCCGCGATACCAGGAAAACCCTTCCCGGACTTCGCCTTTTGCAGAAATATGCGGTACGTGCCGGAGGTGGGGTCAACCATCGGCTCGGCCTCGGAGACGCGGCGCTGATCAAGGACAACCATGTGGTGGCCGCGGGCTCGGTCGTTGCTGCGCTGCGCGCGGTCCGCGCGGTAGCGCCGGACATCGAGTGCGAGGTCGAAGTGGACTCGCTGGAACAACTTGACGAGGTCATGGCCGAAGGGGCAGAACTGGTGCTCCTGGACAACTTCCCGGTGTGGCAGGCTCAAGTTGCGGTGCAACGGCGCGACGCCCGCGCACCGCAACTCAAGCTCGAAGCCTCCGGCGGGTTATCCCTGGAAACCGCCGCTGCGTACGCCAAGACAGGTGTCGATTACCTTGCGGTTGGGGCATTGACCCACTCCGCACGGGTGCTCGACATCGGTTTGGACATGTAA
- a CDS encoding lipase family protein, which yields MASHDLAISADVKWIGEAPHQNVERGAPTLLPTEDPFYLPPLGYEHAAPGTVLRSRDVEMAFLGVIPQRFTATQLLYRSNDLNRRADAAVTTVLIPDHDDPATPVPIVSYQCAIDAVTDRCFPSYALRRGAQALGSFTQFELLLIAALLAQGWAVSIPDHEGVDGSWGAPDEPGYRTLDGIRAALNCDRLGLSRQAPIGLWGYSGGGLATAWAAEASADYAPELSITGAVLGSPVGDLGHTFRRLNGGLFAALPGLVVAALSHVYPGLERVIEEHATTKGKEFLGRLEDMPTFRAIIAMAFKDMDDLVDRPLEQLLQTPEVRHVFDSIKLGKTVPTPPVLIVQAVHDEIISTSCIDELADTYRGGGADVAYHRDLLNEHILLHPMSAPMSMEWLSARFRGEPLPTGPRRTSWPLAFKPSTYLGLLKLGWIGAKVLGGRSL from the coding sequence ATGGCATCGCACGACCTGGCGATATCTGCTGACGTCAAGTGGATCGGCGAGGCCCCCCACCAGAATGTCGAGCGGGGCGCACCGACACTGCTGCCCACCGAGGACCCCTTCTACCTACCGCCACTCGGCTACGAGCACGCCGCGCCCGGAACGGTGCTCCGCAGCCGCGACGTCGAAATGGCTTTTCTCGGCGTCATTCCCCAGCGATTCACCGCGACCCAACTGCTCTACCGCAGCAATGACCTGAATCGGCGTGCGGACGCCGCAGTGACCACGGTCCTGATTCCCGACCACGACGATCCGGCCACGCCGGTGCCGATCGTGTCGTACCAGTGCGCCATCGACGCCGTGACCGACCGCTGCTTTCCTTCGTATGCGTTGCGGCGCGGTGCGCAGGCACTCGGCTCCTTCACCCAGTTCGAACTGCTCTTGATCGCCGCCCTGCTCGCTCAGGGCTGGGCGGTCTCCATTCCCGATCATGAGGGCGTCGACGGGAGCTGGGGTGCGCCTGACGAGCCCGGATATCGCACTCTCGACGGAATTCGCGCGGCCCTCAACTGCGACAGGCTCGGTCTCTCGCGGCAGGCACCCATCGGCTTGTGGGGCTACTCCGGTGGAGGACTCGCCACGGCCTGGGCCGCCGAAGCCAGCGCCGATTATGCCCCCGAGCTTTCGATCACCGGTGCCGTCCTTGGGTCGCCCGTGGGCGATCTCGGCCATACCTTCCGCCGTCTCAACGGCGGGCTGTTCGCCGCGCTACCCGGCCTTGTCGTCGCCGCTCTCTCCCATGTATACCCAGGTCTAGAACGGGTGATCGAAGAGCACGCGACCACCAAGGGCAAGGAGTTCCTCGGTCGGCTCGAAGATATGCCCACCTTCCGGGCCATCATCGCCATGGCCTTCAAGGATATGGACGATTTGGTGGACCGGCCGCTGGAGCAACTCCTGCAGACACCCGAGGTGCGGCACGTCTTCGACAGCATCAAGCTCGGCAAGACGGTGCCCACCCCGCCGGTCCTGATCGTGCAAGCCGTGCACGACGAGATCATCTCGACGTCCTGCATCGACGAACTTGCCGATACCTACCGCGGTGGCGGCGCCGATGTGGCCTACCACCGCGATCTGCTCAATGAGCACATCCTGCTGCACCCCATGTCCGCGCCCATGTCGATGGAATGGCTCAGCGCCCGGTTCCGTGGCGAACCACTTCCGACGGGACCACGCAGGACGAGCTGGCCACTGGCATTCAAACCGTCGACCTATCTCGGCCTGCTCAAACTGGGTTGGATCGGCGCCAAGGTGCTCGGCGGACGTTCCCTCTAG